A genomic window from Hirundo rustica isolate bHirRus1 unplaced genomic scaffold, bHirRus1.pri.v3 scaffold_61_arrow_ctg1_1, whole genome shotgun sequence includes:
- the LOC120748168 gene encoding T-lymphocyte surface antigen Ly-9-like isoform X1, with amino-acid sequence MAPDISKQSLNVLKTSPTCPKVSSKRLQNVPKMSPNVSKCPQSILKCPQNVPSVPRSPCGAIFESQSCSSGGPCPSPAGERCPGRLRAAGRPQGGPQVSPGVPRYLQGVPRSLQGVPRCPQVSPNAVSVPELLFGQSRAPPRQVNAVLGGSVLLAPSLPPNQTVKEIEWSFSGGSGATIQVAEVGPGGFERPDPRDRFGRRLEMFNATALRIRELQRGDSGVFGARIKMQPALVDDQSFNLSVYESVPSPRTRSQLLASTLEWCNLTLQCQGSGSGAVNVTWQRDSLTWGQLGTARHQLSPDGTTLRVALPPAATNVTYACTVSNPADRKVALFDLQSLCQGGGGPSAFSTSGYVVLSLILVAVSLGGAFWCWRANSEKASEAAATPAAPAEESPGEAQYSDIVCRSPPEGNDQGPSPAEAPQEPSEPQKPETPAPKSSPGGDEQGQRPPEDTAEEVT; translated from the exons ATGGCACCAGACATCTCCAAACAATCCCTGAATGTCCTCAAAACATCCCCAACATGTCCCAAGGTGTCCTCAAAACGTCTGCAAAATGTccccaaaatgtcaccaaatgTTTCCAAATGTCCCCAAAGCATCTTGAAATGTCCCCaaaatgtccccagtgtccccagaaGCCCCTGTGGTGCCATTTTTgagtcccagagctgctcttcgGGCggtccctgcccctccccgGCAGGTGAACGCTGTCCCGGGCGGCTCCGTGCTGCTGGCAGACCCCAAGGAggtccccag gtgtccccaggtgtccccagatatctccagggtgtccccaggtctctccagggtgtccccaggtgtccccaggtgtccccaaaTGCCGTTtctgtcccagagctgctcttcgGGCAGTCCCGGGCCCCTCCCCGGCAGGTGAACGCCGTCCTGGGCGGCTCCGTGCTGCTGGCGCCGTCGCTGCCGCCCAACCAGACGGTGAAGGAGATCGAGTGGAGCTTCTCGGGTGGCTCCGGTGCCACCATCCAGGTGGCCGAGGTGGGGCCGGGCGGCTTCGAGCGCCCGGACCCGCGGGATCGCTTCGGGAGGCGCCTGGAGATGTTCAACGCCACGGCGCTGAGGATCCGCGAGCTGCAGCGCGGCGACAGCGGCGTCTTCGGGGCCAGGATCAAAATGCAGCCGGCGCTGGTGGATGACCAGAGCTTCAACCTGTCTGTCTACG AGTCGGTGCCCAGCCCCCGGACGCgcagccagctcctggccagCACCCTGGAGTGGTGCAACCTgaccctgcagtgccagggcagcggcagcggcgccGTCAACGTCACCTGGCAGCGCGACAGcctcacctggggacagctgggcacCGCCCGCCACCAGCTGTCCCCCGACGGCACCACCCTGCGCGTGGCGCTGCCACCCGCCGCCACCAACGTCACCTACGCCTGCACCGTCAGTAACCCCGCGGACCGCAAGGTCGCCCTGTTCGACCTGcagagcctgtgccagggcgGAG GGGGACCCTCGGCCTTCTCCACCTCGGGCTACGTGGTGCTCTCGCTCATCCTGGTGGCCGTGAGCCTCGGCGGCGCCTTCTGGTGCTGGAGGGCGAACAGCGAGAAGGCGTCGGAGGCAG CCGCCACGCCCGCGGCGCCGGCCGAGGAGAGCCCCGGGGAAGCGCAGTACAGCGACATCGTCTGCAGGAGCCCCCCCGAGGGCAACGACCAG GGTCCCAGCCCCGCCGAGGCCCCCCAGGAACCCAGCGAACCCCAAAAACCTGAGACCCCGGCCCCAAAATCCTCCCCGGGGGGCGACGAGCAGGGCCAGAGACCCCCGGAGGACACGGCCGAGGAGGTGACATAG
- the LOC120748168 gene encoding T-lymphocyte surface antigen Ly-9-like isoform X3 has protein sequence MSPVSPEAPVVPFLSPRAALRAVPAPPRQVNAVPGGSVLLADPKEVPRCPQVSPGCPQVSPGVPRYLQGVPRSLQGVPRCPQVSPNAVSVPELLFGQSRAPPRQVNAVLGGSVLLAPSLPPNQTVKEIEWSFSGGSGATIQVAEVGPGGFERPDPRDRFGRRLEMFNATALRIRELQRGDSGVFGARIKMQPALVDDQSFNLSVYESVPSPRTRSQLLASTLEWCNLTLQCQGSGSGAVNVTWQRDSLTWGQLGTARHQLSPDGTTLRVALPPAATNVTYACTVSNPADRKVALFDLQSLCQGGGGPSAFSTSGYVVLSLILVAVSLGGAFWCWRANSEKASEAAATPAAPAEESPGEAQYSDIVCRSPPEGNDQGPSPAEAPQEPSEPQKPETPAPKSSPGGDEQGQRPPEDTAEEVT, from the exons atgtccccagtgtccccagaaGCCCCTGTGGTGCCATTTTTgagtcccagagctgctcttcgGGCggtccctgcccctccccgGCAGGTGAACGCTGTCCCGGGCGGCTCCGTGCTGCTGGCAGACCCCAAGGAggtccccaggtgtccccaggtctctccagggtgtccccaggtgtccccaggtgtccccagatatctccagggtgtccccaggtctctccagggtgtccccaggtgtccccaggtgtccccaaaTGCCGTTtctgtcccagagctgctcttcgGGCAGTCCCGGGCCCCTCCCCGGCAGGTGAACGCCGTCCTGGGCGGCTCCGTGCTGCTGGCGCCGTCGCTGCCGCCCAACCAGACGGTGAAGGAGATCGAGTGGAGCTTCTCGGGTGGCTCCGGTGCCACCATCCAGGTGGCCGAGGTGGGGCCGGGCGGCTTCGAGCGCCCGGACCCGCGGGATCGCTTCGGGAGGCGCCTGGAGATGTTCAACGCCACGGCGCTGAGGATCCGCGAGCTGCAGCGCGGCGACAGCGGCGTCTTCGGGGCCAGGATCAAAATGCAGCCGGCGCTGGTGGATGACCAGAGCTTCAACCTGTCTGTCTACG AGTCGGTGCCCAGCCCCCGGACGCgcagccagctcctggccagCACCCTGGAGTGGTGCAACCTgaccctgcagtgccagggcagcggcagcggcgccGTCAACGTCACCTGGCAGCGCGACAGcctcacctggggacagctgggcacCGCCCGCCACCAGCTGTCCCCCGACGGCACCACCCTGCGCGTGGCGCTGCCACCCGCCGCCACCAACGTCACCTACGCCTGCACCGTCAGTAACCCCGCGGACCGCAAGGTCGCCCTGTTCGACCTGcagagcctgtgccagggcgGAG GGGGACCCTCGGCCTTCTCCACCTCGGGCTACGTGGTGCTCTCGCTCATCCTGGTGGCCGTGAGCCTCGGCGGCGCCTTCTGGTGCTGGAGGGCGAACAGCGAGAAGGCGTCGGAGGCAG CCGCCACGCCCGCGGCGCCGGCCGAGGAGAGCCCCGGGGAAGCGCAGTACAGCGACATCGTCTGCAGGAGCCCCCCCGAGGGCAACGACCAG GGTCCCAGCCCCGCCGAGGCCCCCCAGGAACCCAGCGAACCCCAAAAACCTGAGACCCCGGCCCCAAAATCCTCCCCGGGGGGCGACGAGCAGGGCCAGAGACCCCCGGAGGACACGGCCGAGGAGGTGACATAG
- the LOC120748168 gene encoding uncharacterized protein LOC120748168 isoform X4: MAPDISKQSLNVLKTSPTCPKVSSKRLQNVPKMSPNVSKCPQSILKCPQNVPSVPRSPCGAIFESQSCSSGGPCPSPAGERCPGRLRAAGRPQGGPQVSPGVPRYLQGVPRSLQGVPRCPQVSPNAVSVPELLFGQSRAPPRQVNAVLGGSVLLAPSLPPNQTVKEIEWSFSGGSGATIQVAEVGPGGFERPDPRDRFGRRLEMFNATALRIRELQRGDSGVFGARIKMQPALVDDQSFNLSVYESVPSPRTRSQLLASTLEWCNLTLQCQGSGSGAVNVTWQRDSLTWGQLGTARHQLSPDGTTLRVALPPAATNVTYACTVSNPADRKVALFDLQSLCQGGAATPAAPAEESPGEAQYSDIVCRSPPEGNDQGPSPAEAPQEPSEPQKPETPAPKSSPGGDEQGQRPPEDTAEEVT; encoded by the exons ATGGCACCAGACATCTCCAAACAATCCCTGAATGTCCTCAAAACATCCCCAACATGTCCCAAGGTGTCCTCAAAACGTCTGCAAAATGTccccaaaatgtcaccaaatgTTTCCAAATGTCCCCAAAGCATCTTGAAATGTCCCCaaaatgtccccagtgtccccagaaGCCCCTGTGGTGCCATTTTTgagtcccagagctgctcttcgGGCggtccctgcccctccccgGCAGGTGAACGCTGTCCCGGGCGGCTCCGTGCTGCTGGCAGACCCCAAGGAggtccccag gtgtccccaggtgtccccagatatctccagggtgtccccaggtctctccagggtgtccccaggtgtccccaggtgtccccaaaTGCCGTTtctgtcccagagctgctcttcgGGCAGTCCCGGGCCCCTCCCCGGCAGGTGAACGCCGTCCTGGGCGGCTCCGTGCTGCTGGCGCCGTCGCTGCCGCCCAACCAGACGGTGAAGGAGATCGAGTGGAGCTTCTCGGGTGGCTCCGGTGCCACCATCCAGGTGGCCGAGGTGGGGCCGGGCGGCTTCGAGCGCCCGGACCCGCGGGATCGCTTCGGGAGGCGCCTGGAGATGTTCAACGCCACGGCGCTGAGGATCCGCGAGCTGCAGCGCGGCGACAGCGGCGTCTTCGGGGCCAGGATCAAAATGCAGCCGGCGCTGGTGGATGACCAGAGCTTCAACCTGTCTGTCTACG AGTCGGTGCCCAGCCCCCGGACGCgcagccagctcctggccagCACCCTGGAGTGGTGCAACCTgaccctgcagtgccagggcagcggcagcggcgccGTCAACGTCACCTGGCAGCGCGACAGcctcacctggggacagctgggcacCGCCCGCCACCAGCTGTCCCCCGACGGCACCACCCTGCGCGTGGCGCTGCCACCCGCCGCCACCAACGTCACCTACGCCTGCACCGTCAGTAACCCCGCGGACCGCAAGGTCGCCCTGTTCGACCTGcagagcctgtgccagggcgGAG CCGCCACGCCCGCGGCGCCGGCCGAGGAGAGCCCCGGGGAAGCGCAGTACAGCGACATCGTCTGCAGGAGCCCCCCCGAGGGCAACGACCAG GGTCCCAGCCCCGCCGAGGCCCCCCAGGAACCCAGCGAACCCCAAAAACCTGAGACCCCGGCCCCAAAATCCTCCCCGGGGGGCGACGAGCAGGGCCAGAGACCCCCGGAGGACACGGCCGAGGAGGTGACATAG
- the LOC120748168 gene encoding T-lymphocyte surface antigen Ly-9-like isoform X2 → MAPDISKQSLNVLKTSPTCPKVSSKRLQNVPKMSPNVSKCPQSILKCPQNVPSVPRSPCGAIFESQSCSSGGPCPSPAGERCPGRLRAAGRPQGGPQVSPGVPRYLQGVPRSLQGVPRCPQVSPNAVSVPELLFGQSRAPPRQVNAVLGGSVLLAPSLPPNQTVKEIEWSFSGGSGATIQVAEVGPGGFERPDPRDRFGRRLEMFNATALRIRELQRGDSGVFGARIKMQPALVDDQSFNLSVYESVPSPRTRSQLLASTLEWCNLTLQCQGSGSGAVNVTWQRDSLTWGQLGTARHQLSPDGTTLRVALPPAATNVTYACTVSNPADRKVALFDLQSLCQGGGGPSAFSTSGYVVLSLILVAVSLGGAFWCWRANSEKASEAAATPAAPAEESPGEAQYSDIVCRSPPEGNDQGPAAPGPPGRAVKRRVPNPDPKSSAPSPAPGTAGAP, encoded by the exons ATGGCACCAGACATCTCCAAACAATCCCTGAATGTCCTCAAAACATCCCCAACATGTCCCAAGGTGTCCTCAAAACGTCTGCAAAATGTccccaaaatgtcaccaaatgTTTCCAAATGTCCCCAAAGCATCTTGAAATGTCCCCaaaatgtccccagtgtccccagaaGCCCCTGTGGTGCCATTTTTgagtcccagagctgctcttcgGGCggtccctgcccctccccgGCAGGTGAACGCTGTCCCGGGCGGCTCCGTGCTGCTGGCAGACCCCAAGGAggtccccag gtgtccccaggtgtccccagatatctccagggtgtccccaggtctctccagggtgtccccaggtgtccccaggtgtccccaaaTGCCGTTtctgtcccagagctgctcttcgGGCAGTCCCGGGCCCCTCCCCGGCAGGTGAACGCCGTCCTGGGCGGCTCCGTGCTGCTGGCGCCGTCGCTGCCGCCCAACCAGACGGTGAAGGAGATCGAGTGGAGCTTCTCGGGTGGCTCCGGTGCCACCATCCAGGTGGCCGAGGTGGGGCCGGGCGGCTTCGAGCGCCCGGACCCGCGGGATCGCTTCGGGAGGCGCCTGGAGATGTTCAACGCCACGGCGCTGAGGATCCGCGAGCTGCAGCGCGGCGACAGCGGCGTCTTCGGGGCCAGGATCAAAATGCAGCCGGCGCTGGTGGATGACCAGAGCTTCAACCTGTCTGTCTACG AGTCGGTGCCCAGCCCCCGGACGCgcagccagctcctggccagCACCCTGGAGTGGTGCAACCTgaccctgcagtgccagggcagcggcagcggcgccGTCAACGTCACCTGGCAGCGCGACAGcctcacctggggacagctgggcacCGCCCGCCACCAGCTGTCCCCCGACGGCACCACCCTGCGCGTGGCGCTGCCACCCGCCGCCACCAACGTCACCTACGCCTGCACCGTCAGTAACCCCGCGGACCGCAAGGTCGCCCTGTTCGACCTGcagagcctgtgccagggcgGAG GGGGACCCTCGGCCTTCTCCACCTCGGGCTACGTGGTGCTCTCGCTCATCCTGGTGGCCGTGAGCCTCGGCGGCGCCTTCTGGTGCTGGAGGGCGAACAGCGAGAAGGCGTCGGAGGCAG CCGCCACGCCCGCGGCGCCGGCCGAGGAGAGCCCCGGGGAAGCGCAGTACAGCGACATCGTCTGCAGGAGCCCCCCCGAGGGCAACGACCAG GGCCCCGCAGCACCGGGACCTCCTGGAAGGGCTGTGAAGCGTCGTGTGCCAAACCCCGACCCCAAATCCAGCGCCCCAAGTCCGGCTCCGGGCACCGCAGGAGCCCCCTGA